From a single Adhaeribacter swui genomic region:
- a CDS encoding IlvD/Edd family dehydratase produces MSKYRSSDWFGKTDKMGFIYRSWMKNQGYPEDMFDGRPVIGICNTWSELTPCNAHLRDIAEVVKRGVYEAGGFPLEFPIMSLGETLLKPTAMLFRNLASMDAEESIRGNPIDGVVLLTGCDKTTPSTVMGAASVNLPTIVVPGGPMLNGKFQGQDIGSGTSVWKFAADVKTGKMLQEDYMFAESCMSRSAGHCMTMGTASTMACMVESLGLTLPGAAAIPAVDSRKKVLAHLSGRRIVEMVKEDLRISKVLTREAFENAIKVNAAVGGSTNLIIHLTAIAGRIGVELNLEDYDDLGSKIPLLLNLMPSGKYLMEDFFYAGGLPVIINELRDHLHMNTTTVTGKGHAENIKGKINCYNTEVIAPISNPLIKEGGIAVLKGNLAENGAVIKPSAATPELMVHRGRAVVFETIEDYHALVDDPDLDIDETCVMVLKNVGPVGYPGMPEVGNMTLPKKILEKGVVDMVRISDGRMSGTAYGTVVLHVSPEAAIGGTLAVVQNGDFIELDVPNRRLHLDVPEEEIARRKQKWQQPAPVADRGYVNMYIKHVQQADKGADLDFLVGGSGDKVSRDSH; encoded by the coding sequence ATGTCTAAATACAGAAGTAGCGATTGGTTTGGCAAAACCGATAAAATGGGATTTATATACCGGAGCTGGATGAAAAACCAGGGTTATCCGGAAGATATGTTTGATGGTAGACCGGTTATTGGTATTTGTAATACCTGGTCGGAGTTAACGCCCTGTAATGCGCATTTACGCGATATTGCCGAAGTGGTAAAACGCGGCGTGTACGAAGCCGGCGGTTTCCCGCTGGAATTCCCGATTATGTCGCTGGGCGAAACTTTGCTTAAACCAACCGCAATGCTGTTCCGCAACTTAGCCAGCATGGATGCTGAAGAATCGATCCGGGGCAACCCAATAGACGGGGTGGTGCTTTTAACCGGTTGCGATAAAACCACGCCTTCTACAGTAATGGGTGCGGCCAGCGTAAATTTGCCTACCATTGTGGTGCCCGGCGGACCGATGCTGAATGGTAAATTCCAAGGCCAGGATATTGGCTCGGGTACTTCCGTTTGGAAATTTGCCGCCGACGTGAAAACCGGTAAAATGCTGCAGGAAGATTATATGTTCGCCGAAAGCTGCATGTCACGGAGTGCCGGTCACTGCATGACCATGGGTACGGCATCCACCATGGCGTGTATGGTAGAATCATTAGGCTTAACCTTGCCGGGAGCCGCTGCTATTCCGGCTGTAGATTCCCGGAAGAAAGTACTGGCGCACTTATCCGGCCGCCGGATTGTAGAAATGGTAAAAGAAGATTTGCGGATTTCGAAAGTGTTAACCCGCGAAGCTTTTGAAAATGCAATTAAAGTAAACGCAGCCGTAGGTGGTTCTACCAATTTAATTATTCACTTAACCGCTATTGCCGGCCGTATTGGCGTGGAGCTAAACCTGGAAGATTACGATGATTTAGGCAGTAAAATTCCGTTGCTGTTAAACTTAATGCCTTCCGGAAAGTACCTGATGGAAGACTTTTTCTACGCGGGCGGTTTGCCGGTAATTATAAACGAACTGCGGGATCACCTGCACATGAATACCACTACCGTAACCGGTAAAGGCCACGCCGAAAACATAAAAGGCAAGATAAACTGCTATAATACCGAGGTAATTGCGCCCATTTCTAACCCATTGATTAAAGAAGGCGGTATTGCGGTATTAAAAGGTAATCTGGCCGAGAATGGCGCGGTAATTAAACCTTCGGCGGCAACACCAGAATTAATGGTGCATCGTGGCCGCGCCGTGGTATTCGAAACCATTGAAGATTACCATGCTTTGGTAGACGATCCGGATCTAGACATCGACGAAACCTGTGTTATGGTTTTAAAAAATGTGGGTCCAGTGGGTTACCCAGGCATGCCCGAAGTGGGTAATATGACTTTACCGAAAAAGATTTTGGAAAAAGGCGTGGTGGATATGGTGCGTATTTCGGATGGCCGCATGAGTGGTACTGCTTATGGCACCGTAGTATTGCACGTTTCGCCGGAAGCTGCCATTGGCGGTACCTTAGCCGTAGTGCAAAACGGCGACTTTATTGAATTAGATGTGCCAAATCGCCGCTTGCACCTGGATGTACCAGAAGAAGAAATCGCCCGCCGGAAGCAAAAGTGGCAACAACCTGCCCCGGTTGCCGACCGCGGTTACGTAAATATGTACATCAAACACGTGCAGCAAGCCGACAAAGGCGCCGACCTGGACTTCTTAGTAGGCGGCTCCGGCGATAAAGTAAGCCGCGATTCACATTAA